A single genomic interval of Chitinophaga sp. 180180018-3 harbors:
- the gldA gene encoding gliding motility-associated ABC transporter ATP-binding subunit GldA, translating to MSIQVSALTKIYGEQRAVDAISFSLKKGEITGFLGPNGAGKSTTMKMITGFLPPTSGQASVCGFDIVSQSLEVRRRVGYLPESNPLYYDMYVKEFLEFIAGIHQLGKAGPERIAEVIRLTGLQPEQHKKIGALSNGYKQRVGLAQALLHDPEVLILDEPTTGLDPNQLADIRQLIKELGANKTVILSTHIMQEVEALCDRVIIINKGKIIADDKLSLLQQNSTQNGYLQVTFAEPVTEAELMTIEGVTRVAAREDHSWQLFTSEVDGVRKNLLQFALINNRNILSLHSNSQSLETIFRELTKNA from the coding sequence ATGTCGATCCAGGTATCAGCGCTTACTAAAATATATGGCGAACAGCGGGCGGTAGACGCGATCTCCTTCTCGTTGAAGAAGGGAGAGATTACCGGTTTCCTGGGGCCAAACGGGGCAGGTAAATCCACCACCATGAAGATGATTACCGGCTTCCTGCCACCCACCAGTGGTCAGGCCAGTGTATGTGGATTCGATATTGTATCGCAATCGCTCGAAGTACGGCGCAGGGTTGGCTACCTGCCTGAATCGAACCCACTGTATTACGATATGTATGTAAAGGAATTCCTGGAATTCATAGCGGGTATACATCAGCTGGGCAAGGCGGGACCGGAGCGGATCGCGGAAGTTATCCGGCTCACAGGGTTGCAGCCGGAACAGCATAAAAAAATAGGCGCCCTCTCTAATGGCTACAAACAGCGCGTAGGGTTGGCCCAGGCACTGCTGCACGACCCGGAAGTGCTGATCCTCGATGAGCCCACTACCGGCCTTGATCCCAATCAGCTGGCCGATATCCGGCAACTGATAAAGGAACTTGGCGCCAATAAAACGGTGATACTTTCCACGCACATTATGCAGGAGGTAGAGGCGCTTTGCGACAGGGTCATCATTATCAACAAGGGTAAGATCATTGCTGATGATAAATTATCATTACTTCAGCAAAACAGCACTCAAAATGGATATTTACAGGTTACCTTTGCCGAACCGGTCACGGAAGCAGAATTAATGACCATTGAGGGAGTGACCAGGGTGGCTGCCCGGGAAGACCATAGCTGGCAGCTGTTTACCAGCGAGGTGGATGGAGTGCGAAAAAACCTGTTGCAATTTGCTTTGATAAATAACCGGAACATACTTTCTTTGCATAGCAATTCGCAAAGCCTGGAAACAATATTCCGGGAATTAACGAAGAACGCCTGA
- a CDS encoding 2-oxoacid:acceptor oxidoreductase subunit alpha, whose amino-acid sequence MSNTSIQQLEDVVIKFAGDSGDGMQLTGTQFSNNTALVGNDLSTFPDFPAEIRAPIGTLPGVSGFQLHFSSNRIFTPGDACDVLVAMNAAALKANLKGLKKGGIILANTDGFDAKNLRLANYPEGINPLEDGSLADYQLHTMDVTKMTREALKDTSLGMKEKDRAKNMFVLGFLYWLYDRNMESTENFLKDKFGKKPEILESNLKVLHAGYNFADTVEAFSTRYRVEKARMEPGTYRSITGNTALAYGLVAASQKSNLPLFLGTYPITPASDILHELSKFKNFGIRTFQAEDEIAGITSAIGASYGGHMGITTTSGPGMALKGEAMGLAVMLEIPLLIVDIQRGGPSTGLPTKTEQSDLLQAYYGRNGECPMPVISASTPADCFEAVFEAFRIAVKHMTPVIFLSDGYIANGAEPWRFPKAADLPSIEVKFKKGLEEGEEQFLPYHRDENLVRPWAVPGTPGLEHRIGGLEKQNITGNVSYDPENHQLMVKIRQEKVDKIAEHIPLQKIELGPEKGKILVLGWGSTYGAIKSAVLELLAEGHQVAHAHLRHLRPFPKNLGEILHSYDKVLIPEINNGQLIKIIRDQYLIDAQGYNKIMGVPITKGELVTKIREMLA is encoded by the coding sequence ATGTCCAATACCTCGATTCAACAACTGGAAGACGTCGTGATAAAGTTTGCCGGCGACAGTGGTGATGGGATGCAGTTAACAGGTACCCAATTCTCAAATAATACCGCTTTGGTCGGAAATGACCTCAGCACATTCCCTGATTTTCCTGCTGAAATCCGTGCCCCAATAGGTACTTTGCCCGGGGTGAGCGGTTTCCAGCTGCATTTCTCCTCCAACAGGATATTCACTCCGGGCGATGCCTGCGACGTGCTCGTGGCGATGAACGCAGCTGCGTTGAAAGCCAACCTGAAGGGGTTGAAAAAAGGCGGGATCATCCTCGCCAATACAGATGGTTTCGATGCCAAGAACCTGCGGCTTGCCAACTATCCGGAAGGGATCAATCCCCTGGAGGATGGTTCGCTGGCTGATTACCAGCTTCATACCATGGACGTGACCAAAATGACCCGCGAAGCATTGAAAGATACTTCATTGGGCATGAAGGAGAAAGACCGTGCAAAGAACATGTTCGTGCTTGGATTCCTCTACTGGTTGTATGATCGTAATATGGAAAGCACCGAAAACTTCCTGAAGGATAAATTCGGTAAAAAACCGGAGATTCTGGAAAGCAACCTGAAAGTGCTGCACGCCGGTTACAATTTTGCAGATACCGTGGAAGCCTTTTCTACCCGCTATCGCGTGGAGAAAGCCCGGATGGAACCAGGTACCTACCGCAGCATTACCGGAAATACCGCGCTGGCTTACGGACTGGTAGCGGCTTCGCAGAAATCCAATCTGCCCCTGTTCCTGGGAACCTATCCGATTACACCGGCCTCCGATATCCTGCACGAACTGAGCAAATTCAAGAATTTCGGTATCCGCACATTCCAGGCGGAAGATGAAATAGCAGGTATTACTTCTGCTATTGGAGCTTCTTACGGTGGCCATATGGGCATCACCACTACTTCCGGCCCGGGTATGGCACTGAAAGGCGAAGCCATGGGGTTGGCAGTAATGCTCGAAATTCCGTTACTGATAGTGGATATTCAACGTGGAGGCCCTTCTACGGGGTTGCCTACCAAAACCGAGCAGTCGGACCTTCTGCAGGCTTATTATGGCCGTAACGGTGAATGTCCGATGCCTGTGATATCAGCGTCCACACCAGCCGACTGTTTTGAAGCAGTGTTCGAAGCTTTCCGCATAGCGGTTAAACATATGACGCCGGTTATTTTCCTGAGCGACGGCTACATCGCCAATGGTGCAGAGCCCTGGCGCTTCCCGAAAGCTGCCGACCTGCCTTCCATTGAAGTGAAATTCAAAAAAGGACTGGAAGAAGGAGAGGAGCAGTTTCTGCCCTACCACCGCGACGAAAACCTCGTACGCCCCTGGGCTGTTCCCGGTACACCCGGACTGGAGCACCGGATCGGCGGACTGGAAAAGCAAAATATCACCGGAAACGTGAGCTACGACCCTGAAAACCACCAATTGATGGTGAAAATCCGCCAGGAAAAAGTAGACAAGATCGCAGAACACATTCCATTACAAAAGATAGAGCTCGGACCAGAAAAAGGAAAAATACTGGTGCTGGGCTGGGGCTCTACCTATGGCGCCATTAAAAGCGCGGTATTGGAACTGCTCGCAGAAGGTCATCAGGTAGCACACGCCCACCTGAGGCACCTGCGTCCGTTCCCTAAGAACCTGGGCGAGATCCTGCATAGTTATGATAAGGTGCTGATCCCTGAAATCAATAACGGACAACTGATCAAGATTATCCGTGATCAATACCTTATTGATGCACAAGGATATAACAAGATCATGGGTGTACCTATCACCAAAGGCGAACTGGTAACCAAAATCAGGGAAATGCTCGCATAA
- a CDS encoding peptidoglycan DD-metalloendopeptidase family protein translates to MKRVIGLFCLLPQLLQAQSIPVKDYPQGYFRNPLNIPIVLAGNFGELRPNHFHSGMDIKTEQRENLPVHAAADGYVSRIGVSHTGFGNVLYITHPNGYTTVYAHLNAFFPALQQYVKKQQYQAESWASDLEIPAGMFPVKKGDFVAWSGNTGGSAGPHLHFEIRNTQTEKPLNPLLFGFDIADTHAPDVSRIAVYDREKSIYEQQPVTMAVKKAGGEYVTAQPVIRVNAKKVSLGLNAIDRMNTGNIYGIYEVTLYQNNQPDIDFQLDNIGYDETRYLNAHIDYKIKKGGGPYYQLVFSLPGNKLDIYHDLKGDGTIDLSDGGVHDVKLLVKDAYGNTSTVKLALQFSGNEAPDKVCANTMFPDSRNIFENNQVEFYLDEQALYDKICFNYLETPAESAKYYSNIYHLHNALIPVHDYFDVRLRPSRQVPEQLQSKVVMVREGQGSSTSGTTFENGWYKGTFRDFGNFHLEVDTIAPKITPIGVKPGANLSKAGKIAFAMNDASGIKSYRAELDGKWLMFSRRGNILTYTFDEHCQPGTHTLVFKVTDVAGNTGRYSVTFKR, encoded by the coding sequence ATGAAGAGAGTCATTGGTCTATTTTGTTTACTACCACAATTGTTACAGGCGCAATCCATTCCGGTAAAGGACTATCCGCAAGGTTATTTCAGGAACCCGTTGAATATTCCCATCGTGCTGGCAGGTAACTTTGGTGAACTGCGTCCCAATCACTTCCACTCGGGGATGGATATCAAAACAGAACAAAGGGAGAATCTGCCCGTTCATGCCGCGGCCGATGGTTACGTCAGCCGTATAGGTGTTTCCCACACGGGTTTTGGCAATGTGCTATACATTACTCACCCCAATGGATACACGACTGTTTATGCGCACCTGAATGCCTTTTTTCCGGCGCTGCAGCAGTATGTGAAGAAACAACAATACCAGGCTGAAAGCTGGGCCAGTGATCTTGAGATCCCTGCCGGGATGTTCCCTGTAAAGAAAGGGGATTTTGTTGCCTGGAGCGGTAATACCGGCGGTTCTGCAGGCCCGCATCTTCATTTCGAAATCCGGAATACACAAACAGAAAAACCCCTGAATCCTCTCTTGTTCGGATTCGATATTGCCGATACCCATGCTCCTGATGTATCTCGTATTGCTGTATATGACAGGGAAAAAAGCATCTATGAGCAGCAACCGGTTACGATGGCTGTAAAGAAAGCAGGCGGAGAGTATGTAACCGCCCAGCCGGTGATCAGGGTGAATGCTAAGAAAGTGAGCCTGGGGCTGAATGCCATCGACCGTATGAACACTGGTAATATCTACGGTATCTATGAAGTTACGCTCTATCAGAATAATCAGCCCGATATTGATTTCCAGCTGGACAATATCGGATATGATGAAACCCGTTATCTCAACGCGCATATCGACTATAAAATTAAAAAGGGGGGAGGCCCGTATTATCAGCTAGTGTTCTCGCTTCCGGGCAATAAACTTGATATCTATCACGATCTGAAAGGAGATGGTACTATCGATCTTTCAGACGGTGGGGTGCATGATGTGAAATTGCTCGTGAAAGATGCCTATGGTAATACTTCTACCGTAAAACTGGCGCTCCAGTTTTCAGGTAACGAGGCTCCCGACAAGGTTTGCGCCAATACCATGTTTCCGGATTCCCGCAATATTTTTGAAAATAACCAGGTAGAGTTCTACCTCGATGAACAGGCATTGTATGATAAAATCTGCTTTAATTACCTGGAAACTCCGGCAGAATCTGCAAAATATTACTCCAACATTTATCATTTGCACAATGCACTCATACCAGTGCACGATTACTTTGATGTAAGGCTCCGGCCTTCCCGCCAGGTACCTGAACAGCTGCAATCAAAGGTGGTAATGGTGAGGGAAGGACAGGGCAGCAGCACATCGGGCACTACGTTCGAAAACGGCTGGTATAAGGGTACATTCCGGGATTTTGGAAACTTCCATTTGGAAGTAGACACCATTGCTCCTAAAATCACGCCCATTGGGGTAAAGCCAGGTGCGAACCTTTCCAAAGCCGGTAAAATTGCGTTTGCCATGAATGATGCCAGTGGCATTAAAAGCTATCGTGCAGAGCTGGATGGCAAATGGCTGATGTTCTCCCGCAGGGGTAACATACTTACCTATACATTCGACGAACATTGCCAGCCTGGTACCCACACGCTGGTATTCAAAGTAACGGATGTTGCCGGCAACACAGGACGTTATTCCGTAACATTCAAACGCTAA
- the bcp gene encoding thioredoxin-dependent thiol peroxidase, whose protein sequence is MTHLQEGDKAPVFKGKDQHGKTVSLTDFKGKRVVLYFYPKDMTPGCTAQACNLRDNYNELLKKGYAVVGVSTDSEKSHQKFIEKYDLPFTLLADEDMKIVNQYGVWGEKQMFGRVYDGIHRTTFLIDEHGKIAHIITRPDTANHTQEILELWK, encoded by the coding sequence ATGACCCACTTACAAGAAGGCGATAAAGCTCCGGTTTTTAAAGGAAAGGACCAACACGGTAAAACTGTGTCACTGACTGATTTCAAAGGTAAAAGAGTGGTCTTGTATTTTTATCCGAAAGACATGACACCGGGATGTACTGCCCAGGCATGCAACCTGCGCGATAACTACAACGAGTTGCTAAAAAAAGGCTATGCAGTAGTAGGTGTAAGTACTGATTCCGAAAAGAGCCATCAGAAATTCATTGAAAAATATGATCTTCCATTTACGCTACTGGCCGATGAAGATATGAAAATCGTAAACCAGTATGGGGTATGGGGCGAAAAGCAAATGTTTGGCAGAGTATATGACGGTATCCATCGTACTACCTTCCTGATCGATGAGCACGGAAAAATTGCCCATATCATCACACGACCGGATACGGCGAATCATACGCAGGAGATATTGGAGTTGTGGAAGTAG
- a CDS encoding DUF6134 family protein, whose translation MSNLFRVLFNVITVAVLYLPVSAQTNTFEVRIANHAVGTIEANRKLNGDNKSIIIKTRIQVMLSKINSDIVNEYNNNILTVARSSRISGKTGEDRQTTTRRNGKDYTITMNGEQSVLDNAEIESCVADLYFAEPRHVNRVFSETLGRFLPLKAIGGGMYELILPEGKKNIYKYENGALVLVEVNHTFGKAVFVKVS comes from the coding sequence ATGAGTAACCTTTTTCGTGTATTGTTTAACGTTATAACAGTAGCTGTGTTGTATTTGCCGGTCAGTGCCCAGACCAATACTTTTGAGGTGCGTATCGCAAACCATGCTGTAGGTACCATTGAAGCTAACCGAAAACTGAATGGCGACAATAAAAGCATCATTATCAAAACGCGTATACAGGTAATGTTGTCGAAGATAAACAGCGACATTGTCAATGAATACAACAACAATATACTTACTGTTGCCCGCTCCTCCCGTATTTCCGGCAAAACCGGGGAAGACAGACAAACAACTACCCGCCGTAACGGTAAAGACTATACGATTACTATGAACGGAGAACAATCTGTGCTTGATAACGCAGAAATAGAGTCGTGTGTAGCAGATTTGTATTTTGCTGAGCCCAGGCATGTAAACAGGGTGTTTTCAGAAACGCTGGGCCGCTTTCTGCCATTAAAGGCAATAGGAGGAGGTATGTATGAACTGATATTGCCCGAAGGGAAGAAAAATATATATAAATATGAGAATGGTGCTTTGGTGCTTGTAGAGGTAAACCACACCTTCGGGAAAGCTGTTTTTGTTAAGGTTAGTTAA
- a CDS encoding nucleoside permease, with the protein MRPVVRIQLSFMMFLEFFIWGAWFVTLGTFVLKNLQDTTDSQVGVAFLTQSIGAVIAPFIVGIIADRFISAQIILGVIHLIGAALLWTCSGMTSFDSFYPVLLAYMILYMPTLALVNSISFRQMSDPSKEFSFIRVFGTVGWIIAGLLIGWLQWEKSNTLDYTFKMAAGASLLLGLFSFTLPKTPPAKKGTEISVKEILGLDAIRMLKNRSYLLFFLASIAICIPLAFYYNFTNPFLNEIGMNAAAGKQSMGQMSEFLFMLVMPLFFARLGVKKMLALGMLAWVIRYTLFAYGNIDANYWMLIVGIVLHGICYDFFFVTGQIYTDRVAGEEFKSSAQGFVTLATYGVGMLIGFLISGPIVEAYKTGNTHNWHSIWLIPASIAAVVLVLFMLFFRDNNKDNTVVKH; encoded by the coding sequence ATGAGACCAGTCGTCAGGATTCAACTTTCTTTTATGATGTTCCTCGAATTTTTCATCTGGGGAGCATGGTTTGTTACATTAGGCACCTTTGTACTGAAGAACCTGCAGGACACAACCGACAGCCAGGTAGGCGTAGCCTTTTTAACCCAATCGATCGGCGCCGTGATAGCCCCTTTCATCGTGGGTATTATTGCAGACAGGTTTATCTCTGCTCAGATAATCCTGGGCGTCATACATCTGATAGGCGCTGCCTTACTGTGGACCTGCTCAGGAATGACCAGCTTTGATAGTTTTTATCCTGTATTACTGGCGTACATGATCCTGTATATGCCTACGCTGGCGCTGGTAAATTCCATCTCCTTCAGGCAGATGAGTGATCCCAGCAAGGAATTTTCTTTTATTCGTGTATTCGGCACCGTTGGATGGATCATTGCCGGATTGCTGATCGGTTGGTTGCAGTGGGAAAAATCAAACACGCTCGACTATACTTTTAAAATGGCAGCAGGAGCGTCTCTCCTGCTGGGGCTGTTCAGTTTCACGCTTCCCAAAACACCTCCTGCGAAAAAAGGAACAGAGATTTCTGTCAAAGAGATACTCGGCCTGGATGCTATCCGTATGTTGAAGAACCGTTCTTACCTGCTGTTCTTCCTCGCATCTATCGCTATCTGTATTCCACTGGCATTCTATTATAACTTCACCAATCCGTTCCTGAATGAAATTGGCATGAATGCAGCTGCCGGCAAACAATCGATGGGACAAATGTCGGAATTCCTGTTCATGCTGGTAATGCCGCTGTTCTTTGCCAGGCTGGGTGTAAAGAAAATGCTGGCACTGGGCATGCTGGCCTGGGTTATACGCTACACATTGTTTGCATACGGCAATATCGATGCTAATTACTGGATGCTGATCGTTGGCATTGTATTACATGGTATCTGCTACGACTTTTTCTTCGTGACCGGCCAGATCTATACCGACAGAGTTGCAGGTGAAGAATTTAAAAGTTCCGCCCAGGGATTTGTTACCCTGGCCACCTATGGAGTAGGCATGCTGATTGGGTTCCTGATTTCAGGGCCTATTGTAGAAGCATATAAAACCGGCAATACTCACAACTGGCACAGCATCTGGCTGATTCCTGCCAGTATAGCCGCAGTAGTGTTGGTACTGTTCATGCTCTTCTTCCGTGACAACAACAAGGATAACACCGTCGTTAAACATTAA
- a CDS encoding Bax inhibitor-1/YccA family protein → MALFQSNNPVLKQSVFDKAPHLAGETMTIRGTVNKMSFLLVMLMAAAVFSWGQFMRGSGTVMPLMIGGAFGGFVLAMIIIFKKEWSGYLAPAYAIAEGLFLGAVSAAFNAQWQGIVLQAVGLTFGTFIAMLVLYRTGVIRATERFKSIVITATMGIAIFYLIAIVLRLFHIEMPLIHSSGTFGIIFSLVVVGIAAMNLILDFDMIEQGAAQGAPKYFEWYASFGLMVTLVWLYLEILRLLSKLNRR, encoded by the coding sequence ATGGCACTATTTCAATCGAACAACCCTGTACTGAAACAAAGTGTATTCGACAAAGCCCCTCACCTGGCGGGAGAAACCATGACCATCCGTGGTACTGTGAATAAAATGTCTTTTCTGCTGGTGATGCTGATGGCGGCGGCTGTTTTCTCCTGGGGACAGTTTATGAGAGGCAGCGGTACAGTAATGCCATTGATGATCGGGGGCGCTTTTGGCGGTTTCGTACTGGCTATGATTATTATTTTCAAGAAAGAATGGTCTGGTTATCTTGCGCCGGCCTATGCTATAGCAGAAGGTTTATTCCTCGGAGCGGTATCGGCGGCGTTTAACGCGCAGTGGCAGGGCATCGTGCTGCAGGCAGTAGGGCTCACTTTCGGTACTTTCATCGCCATGCTGGTACTGTATCGCACCGGTGTTATCCGGGCTACAGAGCGTTTCAAATCTATCGTGATCACTGCAACGATGGGTATCGCCATCTTTTACCTGATAGCGATTGTGCTCCGTCTTTTCCACATCGAAATGCCACTGATCCACAGCAGCGGTACATTTGGTATCATATTCTCGCTGGTAGTAGTGGGAATTGCTGCCATGAATCTGATTTTGGATTTTGATATGATTGAGCAGGGTGCAGCACAGGGTGCTCCCAAGTATTTTGAATGGTACGCTTCATTCGGGTTGATGGTAACCCTGGTATGGCTGTACCTGGAAATACTTCGCCTGTTGAGCAAATTGAACAGAAGATAA
- the nth gene encoding endonuclease III has product MTQKERYAFVLKYFEEHAPNAETELIYDNPYQLLVAVILSAQCTDKRVNMTTPAIFERYPDVYALSKATFDDLFPLIRSISYPNNKTKHLIGMARMVVEEFNGEIPATVAELIKLPGVGRKTANVITSVVHQQPNMAVDTHVFRVSARIGLTTNAKTPLQTELQLLKHIPQELVHIAHHWLILHGRYTCLARSPKCGECGLRPACKYYAKLVKAG; this is encoded by the coding sequence ATGACTCAAAAAGAGCGTTATGCATTCGTTCTCAAGTACTTTGAGGAACATGCGCCCAATGCCGAAACTGAACTTATATACGATAATCCATACCAATTGCTGGTTGCCGTAATTCTGTCGGCCCAATGCACTGATAAACGGGTGAATATGACCACCCCTGCTATCTTTGAAAGGTACCCGGATGTATATGCGCTCAGCAAAGCCACCTTCGATGATCTTTTCCCGTTGATCAGAAGCATCAGTTACCCGAATAACAAAACCAAACACCTGATAGGCATGGCCCGGATGGTGGTAGAGGAATTTAACGGAGAAATACCGGCCACCGTTGCGGAGCTCATAAAGCTGCCCGGCGTAGGCCGCAAAACAGCCAACGTAATCACTTCGGTGGTACATCAGCAACCCAATATGGCTGTAGATACCCACGTATTCCGTGTATCTGCACGTATTGGTCTTACTACAAACGCTAAAACCCCGCTGCAGACGGAACTACAGTTGCTGAAGCATATACCACAGGAGCTGGTGCATATTGCGCACCACTGGCTGATTCTGCACGGGCGTTATACCTGCCTGGCGCGAAGCCCGAAATGTGGCGAATGCGGACTAAGGCCAGCCTGTAAATACTACGCAAAACTTGTAAAAGCCGGATAA
- the eno gene encoding phosphopyruvate hydratase has translation MSIISEIHARQILDSRGNPTIEVDVTTEDGHFGRAAVPSGASTGKHEAVELRDNDKSVYMGKGVLQAVKNVNDIIAEELIGWEVTDQAGIDKMLIQLDGTPNKAKLGANATLAVSMAVAKAAAEESNQPLYRYLGGVNAFTLPIPLMNIINGGVHADNKIDFQEFMIVPVGAPSFSEALRWGTEIFHHLKSVLKKKGYSTNVGDEGGFAPEIQSNEEAIETVLEAIKVAGYEPGTQVAIALDAASSEMYDEATKSYKFYKSSQKVISSDEMVAYWTEWVNKYPIVSIEDGMAEDDWEGWKKLTDAIGKRVQLVGDDLFVTNVLRLKEGITKGIGNSILIKVNQIGTVTETIDAVNMAHKAGYTSIMSHRSGETEDTTIADLAVALNCGQIKTGSASRTDRMAKYNQLLRIEEALGEVAIYPTNAIGVKK, from the coding sequence ATGAGTATTATTTCAGAAATCCATGCCAGGCAGATCCTCGACAGCCGTGGTAATCCTACAATCGAGGTTGATGTAACCACAGAAGACGGACATTTTGGCCGTGCTGCCGTTCCTTCCGGCGCATCTACCGGTAAACACGAAGCAGTAGAGCTGCGCGACAATGATAAGAGCGTTTACATGGGTAAAGGTGTATTGCAGGCTGTTAAAAATGTAAATGACATCATTGCTGAAGAGCTGATTGGCTGGGAAGTTACTGATCAGGCCGGTATCGATAAGATGCTGATCCAACTGGATGGTACTCCGAACAAAGCAAAACTGGGTGCTAACGCTACCCTGGCAGTAAGTATGGCCGTAGCCAAAGCTGCTGCTGAAGAAAGCAATCAGCCACTGTACCGTTACCTCGGTGGTGTGAATGCATTCACCCTGCCTATTCCGCTGATGAACATCATCAACGGTGGTGTGCACGCTGATAATAAAATCGACTTCCAGGAATTCATGATCGTACCGGTAGGTGCTCCTTCTTTCTCAGAGGCACTGCGCTGGGGTACTGAAATCTTCCACCACCTGAAATCTGTACTGAAAAAGAAAGGTTACAGCACCAACGTAGGTGATGAAGGTGGCTTTGCTCCTGAAATCCAGAGCAACGAAGAAGCCATCGAAACTGTACTGGAAGCAATCAAAGTGGCCGGCTATGAGCCTGGTACCCAGGTAGCTATCGCCCTGGATGCTGCCAGCAGCGAAATGTACGATGAAGCTACTAAATCTTACAAGTTCTATAAGAGCTCCCAGAAAGTGATCAGCAGCGACGAAATGGTTGCCTACTGGACTGAATGGGTAAACAAATATCCTATCGTTTCTATCGAAGACGGTATGGCTGAAGATGATTGGGAAGGTTGGAAAAAACTTACCGACGCTATCGGCAAACGCGTACAGCTGGTAGGCGACGACCTGTTCGTTACCAACGTATTGCGTCTGAAAGAAGGTATCACCAAAGGTATCGGCAACAGCATCCTGATCAAAGTAAACCAGATCGGTACTGTTACTGAAACGATCGATGCGGTAAACATGGCGCATAAAGCAGGCTATACCTCTATCATGAGCCACCGTTCCGGCGAAACTGAAGATACTACTATCGCCGACCTCGCCGTAGCACTGAACTGCGGCCAGATCAAAACCGGTTCTGCTTCCCGTACCGACCGTATGGCGAAATACAACCAGTTACTGCGTATCGAAGAAGCACTGGGAGAGGTAGCTATCTACCCTACCAACGCTATCGGCGTAAAAAAATAA
- a CDS encoding DUF2071 domain-containing protein — MRPFLTAAWRNLLMLNFEADPSVLLPYLPAHTELDTWNNIHYVSLVGFLFENTRVKGISLPGHRTFQEVNLRFYVRYKEGNDWKRGVVFVKELVPRPLITFVANTLYKEHYATHQMAHNWEFPDDATLKVSYRWKVGEEWNHVSATALQSGQAITGDSEAAFITEHYWGYTRLNSDTSGEYEVTHPKWLVHPVTHYDYHCSTRLLYGAAFENILQQSPRSALLAAGSDIAVMPGRKIR, encoded by the coding sequence ATGCGCCCGTTCCTGACTGCAGCCTGGAGAAACCTGCTGATGCTCAATTTTGAAGCAGATCCTTCTGTATTGCTACCCTACCTGCCTGCACACACTGAGCTGGATACCTGGAATAATATCCATTATGTAAGCCTGGTAGGATTCCTGTTTGAAAACACACGGGTAAAAGGAATCAGTCTGCCCGGGCATAGGACCTTTCAGGAAGTGAACCTTCGGTTCTATGTGCGGTACAAAGAGGGAAATGACTGGAAAAGAGGCGTGGTATTCGTGAAAGAACTGGTGCCACGGCCACTGATCACGTTCGTAGCAAATACCCTTTACAAAGAACATTACGCTACTCATCAGATGGCGCATAACTGGGAATTCCCGGATGATGCCACATTAAAAGTTTCCTACCGGTGGAAAGTGGGGGAAGAATGGAACCATGTGAGCGCCACAGCACTACAGTCCGGCCAGGCGATTACCGGTGACAGTGAAGCCGCATTCATTACCGAACATTATTGGGGTTACACCCGGCTGAACAGTGATACTTCCGGAGAATATGAGGTGACCCATCCTAAGTGGCTGGTACACCCGGTTACCCACTATGATTACCACTGCAGCACCCGCTTACTTTATGGAGCAGCCTTTGAAAACATATTACAGCAATCGCCCCGGAGTGCGCTGCTGGCTGCGGGTTCCGATATAGCAGTTATGCCCGGAAGAAAGATCCGGTAA
- a CDS encoding septum formation initiator family protein, translating into MSNWKSIKLPKFLKNKFFIAFAAFVIWIAFLDKTNLMSQYQYQTEVNKLENQKDFFIQEIKQTREEQQELLSSPEKLEKFAREKYYMKKDNEDLFIISPSQQK; encoded by the coding sequence ATGTCGAATTGGAAGTCCATAAAGCTGCCTAAGTTCCTGAAGAACAAGTTCTTCATAGCATTTGCTGCTTTTGTAATCTGGATCGCTTTTCTCGACAAAACTAACCTCATGTCGCAGTACCAGTACCAGACAGAAGTGAATAAACTGGAAAATCAAAAGGATTTCTTCATCCAGGAAATAAAGCAAACCCGCGAAGAACAACAGGAGCTGCTGTCGAGCCCCGAAAAACTGGAAAAATTTGCCCGGGAAAAATACTATATGAAAAAGGATAATGAAGACCTTTTCATCATCTCCCCCTCCCAACAGAAATAA